In Staphylococcus saccharolyticus, one genomic interval encodes:
- a CDS encoding PaaI family thioesterase: MTNLLETFDMKIEHQENGKVVISMPVIDKVKQPFGYLHGGASLALGETACSIGAAHLIDTEQYIPLGLEMNANHIRSTKKGRVIATATLIYQGKTTQVWNIDIKDEQDQLISVMRGTIAIKSIK, translated from the coding sequence ATGACCAATCTTTTAGAGACATTTGATATGAAGATAGAACATCAAGAGAATGGTAAGGTTGTAATATCCATGCCAGTTATTGATAAGGTAAAACAACCATTCGGGTATTTGCATGGTGGTGCAAGTCTTGCTTTAGGTGAAACAGCATGTTCAATAGGAGCAGCGCATTTAATTGATACTGAACAATACATTCCATTAGGCTTAGAAATGAATGCGAATCATATTCGATCAACTAAAAAAGGACGAGTGATTGCAACTGCTACATTGATTTATCAAGGTAAAACTACTCAGGTTTGGAATATTGATATTAAAGATGAGCAAGACCAATTGATTAGCGTAATGCGAGGGACAATTGCTATTAAATCAATTAAATAA
- a CDS encoding M17 family metallopeptidase: MRFHVNHNNESPIETIIIGIPDHINQLGKIKYNQITLTKQIEMLKQHRIIGSQVGKISSTIFYIEDIPKRLVTVGLGNLKQLSYQNLLKVWGQLFQYLKQEHINEAELLLETFISKYVDVSKLLKTLGLQSEQSIYQFDNYKSDKKAPYQPHIHIQTTHSDVDTLVKEGQQIGQSINLSRELSQMPLNILTPQYFAEQIRKHFDGSNVNVDIKDTEQLLSEGFGLLYAVGKGSSHGPRLITITYNGAQEDEDPIILVGKGITYDSGGYSIKSKTGMQTMKFDMCGAANVVGMIDAISKLQLPVNIVGIIASAENMINEASMKPDDVFTALNGETVEMLNSDAEGRMLLGDAVFYATQFKPQLILDFATLTGAAIVALGEDKSAAFHSDAKNELTSILNVAHAVDEKVFELPITDTEQQLIKKSDVADLVNHTNGQGKALFAAAFISHFSGLTPHIHFDIAGPATSHFHSFKGPKGPTGYMIPTIVEWMKQSYN; the protein is encoded by the coding sequence ATGCGTTTTCACGTTAATCACAATAATGAATCCCCGATTGAAACAATTATCATAGGTATTCCTGATCATATTAATCAATTAGGTAAGATTAAATACAATCAAATAACACTTACGAAGCAAATCGAAATGTTAAAACAACATCGTATTATTGGCAGTCAGGTTGGGAAGATTTCATCGACAATTTTCTACATAGAAGATATTCCCAAACGTTTAGTGACTGTAGGGTTAGGAAATTTGAAGCAATTATCATATCAAAATTTATTAAAGGTTTGGGGACAATTATTTCAATATTTAAAACAAGAGCATATTAATGAAGCGGAATTACTTCTAGAGACATTTATTTCTAAATATGTCGATGTATCAAAGCTTTTAAAAACTCTAGGTTTACAAAGTGAGCAATCAATTTATCAATTTGATAACTATAAATCAGATAAAAAAGCACCATATCAACCTCATATTCATATACAAACGACTCATTCTGATGTCGATACACTTGTTAAAGAAGGTCAACAAATAGGTCAATCCATTAATTTATCTCGTGAATTGAGTCAGATGCCACTGAATATTTTAACGCCTCAATACTTTGCTGAGCAGATCAGAAAGCATTTTGACGGAAGTAACGTAAATGTTGATATTAAAGATACTGAACAGTTATTATCTGAAGGTTTTGGGTTATTATATGCAGTTGGCAAGGGCTCTAGTCATGGACCCAGATTAATTACTATCACCTACAATGGTGCACAAGAGGATGAAGATCCAATTATTTTAGTTGGTAAAGGCATTACTTATGATTCAGGTGGTTATAGTATTAAGTCAAAAACAGGTATGCAAACAATGAAATTTGATATGTGTGGTGCTGCTAATGTAGTAGGAATGATTGATGCAATATCTAAACTACAATTGCCAGTCAACATAGTTGGAATAATTGCTTCTGCAGAAAATATGATTAACGAAGCTTCTATGAAACCTGATGATGTTTTTACAGCACTTAACGGTGAAACAGTGGAAATGTTAAATAGTGATGCAGAAGGAAGAATGTTATTAGGAGATGCTGTGTTTTATGCAACGCAGTTTAAACCTCAATTGATTTTAGATTTTGCAACACTTACTGGTGCGGCAATTGTAGCATTAGGCGAAGATAAGTCAGCGGCTTTTCATTCCGATGCTAAAAATGAATTGACAAGTATATTAAATGTAGCACATGCAGTTGATGAAAAGGTGTTCGAATTACCAATTACAGATACTGAACAACAATTAATAAAAAAGTCGGATGTCGCTGATTTAGTGAATCATACTAATGGACAAGGAAAAGCATTATTTGCAGCAGCCTTTATTTCACATTTTAGTGGTTTAACACCACATATTCACTTTGATATTGCTGGTCCAGCAACAAGTCATTTTCATTCATTTAAAGGACCTAAAGGACCAACAGGCTATATGATACCAACAATTGTGGAGTGGATGAAACAATCATATAATTAG
- a CDS encoding NAD(P)/FAD-dependent oxidoreductase has translation MDQDRKKVLVLGAGYAGLQTVTKLQKELSAEAAEITLINKNEYHYETTWLHEVSAGTINYEDLLYPVEKTVNKNKVNFVVAEVTKIDRNAKRVETDKGVYDFDILVVALGFVSETFGIDGMKEHAFQIENVLTSRKLSRHIEDKFANYVASKDKDDRDLSILVGGAGFTGIEFLGELTDRVPELCSKYGIDQNKVKLTCVEAAPKMLPMFSDELVNYAVNYLEERGVEFKIATPIVACNEKGFVVEVNGQKQQLEAGTSVWTAGVRGSHLMEESFEGVKRGRIINKQDLTIDGHDDIFVVGDCAAFIPAGEERPLPTTAQIAMQQGEHVAMNIKHMLNGEPTQDFQYVNRGTVCSLGAHDGVGIVYGRDITGKKAAFLKKVIDTRAIYKLGGVGLAFKKGKF, from the coding sequence ATGGATCAAGATCGTAAGAAAGTGCTAGTTTTAGGTGCAGGATATGCTGGTTTACAAACTGTAACTAAATTACAAAAGGAACTTTCTGCTGAGGCAGCGGAAATTACTTTAATCAACAAGAATGAATACCACTATGAAACAACTTGGTTGCATGAAGTTTCTGCAGGAACGATTAATTATGAAGATTTACTTTATCCTGTTGAGAAAACGGTCAATAAAAATAAAGTGAATTTCGTTGTTGCTGAAGTAACGAAAATTGATCGCAATGCTAAACGCGTAGAAACTGATAAAGGTGTTTATGATTTTGATATTTTAGTCGTTGCATTAGGTTTTGTTAGTGAAACATTTGGTATTGATGGTATGAAAGAACATGCTTTCCAAATTGAGAATGTTTTAACTTCTCGTAAATTGTCTCGTCACATTGAAGATAAGTTCGCAAATTATGTAGCATCTAAAGACAAAGATGATAGAGACTTATCTATCTTAGTAGGTGGAGCCGGATTTACTGGAATTGAATTCTTGGGTGAATTAACTGACAGAGTTCCAGAATTATGTAGTAAATATGGAATCGACCAAAACAAAGTTAAATTAACTTGTGTCGAAGCAGCGCCAAAAATGTTACCTATGTTCTCAGATGAGTTAGTTAATTACGCTGTTAATTATTTAGAAGAGCGTGGTGTTGAATTCAAAATTGCTACTCCGATTGTTGCTTGTAATGAAAAAGGCTTCGTAGTTGAAGTAAATGGTCAAAAACAACAATTAGAAGCAGGTACTTCAGTATGGACTGCTGGCGTTCGTGGAAGTCACTTAATGGAAGAATCATTTGAAGGTGTTAAACGTGGGCGTATTATTAATAAGCAAGATTTAACAATAGATGGTCACGATGATATCTTTGTTGTAGGGGATTGCGCAGCGTTTATTCCAGCTGGTGAAGAACGTCCTTTACCTACAACTGCTCAAATCGCTATGCAACAAGGTGAACACGTTGCAATGAATATCAAACATATGTTGAATGGTGAACCTACACAAGATTTCCAATATGTCAATCGTGGAACAGTGTGTTCACTTGGTGCTCATGATGGTGTTGGTATTGTTTATGGTAGAGATATTACTGGTAAAAAAGCAGCATTCTTGAAGAAAGTCATTGATACTCGCGCAATATATAAACTTGGTGGCGTAGGTTTAGCATTTAAAAAAGGTAAATTCTAA
- a CDS encoding YuzB family protein, with translation MFPLVEFCVSNMAKGGDTVYEKLENDPGIDVLEYGCLQNCGICSSGLYVLVDGDIVEGDTPDDLLSNIYKHIEDNDVTNMF, from the coding sequence ATGTTTCCGTTAGTAGAATTTTGTGTGTCGAATATGGCAAAGGGCGGAGATACTGTTTACGAAAAACTTGAAAATGATCCCGGAATAGATGTTTTAGAATACGGATGTTTACAAAATTGTGGTATATGTTCAAGTGGGTTATATGTACTTGTAGACGGTGATATCGTTGAAGGTGATACGCCGGATGATTTATTATCAAATATTTATAAACATATAGAAGACAATGATGTGACTAATATGTTTTAA
- a CDS encoding Na+/H+ antiporter family protein: MMNAVVIAVVLMIILCLCRLNVVISLFISALAGGLISGMNIGKVISVFGKNIVDGAEVALSYALLGGFAALISYSGITDYLVGKIIEGIHSENSRLSRIKVKVIIIISLLVMSIMSQNLIPVHIAFIPIVIPPLISLFNDLKIDRRLIGLVIGFGLCWPYVLLPYGFGQIFHQIIQSGFQKAHYPIEMSMIWKAMLIPSMGYIVGLILGFIIYRKPRHYEQRNVNDHETTTQLKPFVLIVTIVAILATFLVQTFTDSMIFGALAGVLVFFISRVYRWYELDEQFVDGIKLMAYIGIVILTANGFAGVMNATGDIDTLVKSLTSLTGDHKLVSIIVMYIVGLIVTLGIGSSFATIPIIASLFIPFGTSIGLDTMALIALIGTASALGDSGSPASDSTLGPTAGLNIDGQHDHIRDTCVPNFLFYNIPLMIFGTIAAMVL; encoded by the coding sequence ATGATGAATGCTGTTGTCATAGCAGTTGTGTTAATGATTATTCTATGTCTATGTAGGTTAAATGTAGTCATTAGTTTATTTATTAGTGCACTTGCGGGTGGATTGATTTCAGGTATGAATATAGGGAAAGTAATCAGTGTTTTTGGTAAGAATATTGTAGATGGAGCAGAAGTAGCGCTAAGTTACGCTTTATTAGGTGGCTTTGCAGCACTAATTTCTTATAGTGGGATTACCGACTATCTGGTAGGTAAGATTATTGAAGGTATTCACTCTGAAAATAGTCGACTATCTCGTATCAAAGTTAAAGTTATTATTATTATCTCATTATTAGTAATGAGTATTATGAGTCAAAACTTAATTCCAGTACACATAGCATTTATCCCAATAGTTATACCCCCGTTAATTAGTCTGTTTAACGATTTAAAAATAGATAGACGATTAATTGGTTTAGTGATTGGATTTGGATTATGTTGGCCCTATGTTCTTTTACCTTATGGTTTTGGACAGATATTTCACCAAATTATTCAAAGTGGTTTTCAAAAAGCACATTATCCAATAGAAATGAGCATGATTTGGAAGGCGATGTTGATACCTTCAATGGGATATATCGTAGGTCTGATTTTAGGATTTATTATATATCGAAAGCCTCGTCATTATGAACAACGTAACGTCAATGATCATGAAACGACTACACAACTAAAACCTTTTGTATTAATAGTTACGATAGTAGCTATACTTGCTACTTTCTTAGTTCAAACATTTACTGATTCAATGATTTTTGGTGCACTAGCTGGTGTGCTTGTCTTCTTCATTTCAAGAGTCTATCGTTGGTACGAGTTGGATGAACAATTTGTCGATGGTATTAAATTAATGGCTTACATTGGGATAGTCATTTTAACAGCAAATGGTTTCGCAGGGGTTATGAATGCAACAGGGGATATCGATACATTAGTTAAAAGTTTAACGAGCTTAACTGGAGATCATAAATTAGTAAGTATTATCGTGATGTATATTGTTGGGCTTATAGTGACGTTGGGCATAGGTTCATCATTTGCAACGATACCTATCATAGCGTCGTTATTTATTCCATTTGGAACGTCAATTGGGCTTGATACTATGGCTTTAATCGCACTAATAGGAACAGCAAGTGCACTTGGAGATTCTGGGTCACCTGCAAGTGATTCAACGTTAGGTCCGACAGCTGGATTAAATATAGATGGACAACATGATCATATACGGGATACATGTGTTCCTAACTTTCTGTTCTACAATATACCTCTTATGATTTTTGGTACGATAGCTGCTATGGTACTATAA
- a CDS encoding HesB/IscA family protein, translated as MATVILTEAAAYEVKDMLKSNDMSHGYLKIKVNGGGCTGLTYGMSAEEEPGDNDEVIEYYGLKVLVDKHNAPVLNGTTIDFKQSLMGGGFQIDNLNAIASCGCGSSFKTATVSGNPEQC; from the coding sequence ATGGCAACAGTAATTTTGACTGAAGCAGCAGCTTATGAGGTGAAAGATATGCTGAAAAGCAATGATATGTCTCATGGGTATTTAAAAATAAAAGTGAATGGTGGAGGATGTACGGGTTTAACTTATGGTATGTCTGCAGAGGAAGAACCAGGCGATAATGACGAAGTTATTGAATATTATGGTTTAAAAGTCCTAGTAGATAAACATAATGCCCCTGTATTAAATGGAACAACCATTGATTTCAAACAGTCACTTATGGGTGGCGGATTCCAAATAGATAATCTTAACGCTATTGCTTCATGTGGTTGTGGTAGTTCGTTTAAAACTGCTACAGTTTCAGGAAATCCTGAACAATGTTAA